ATCCAAAGGAATGGTGATAGGTTTATTTACCAAACAGactctcctcctccatcccactTGTCCTGACTCACTGGATGCGGACGATGCCTCTCCCGTGCATCATTTCCTCGGCTGCCCTGCATCCACGGCAGGTCCCACACGTGAGCTCAGCTCCCGCGGTTGAATTCTCGTGGCTGAATTCCTTCTGGGGCTCCAGCAGGATTCTGGAGGTTGCCACCCTCCACTCCAGCCGGGAGATGCCACTGGTGACCGACACCAGAAGGGGCTGGGGAGCCTCTTTTTATTGAGTGTAACACACTGGAGGATCAGGGGGGATTGGTGGGGTGTCAGTGCAAGGCCgggagttggactttgatgatccttgggggtcccttccacctcaggatattctgtgattccacagTGGAGattcccaggggagcaggggtgggactggTGTTGCTGGGGCACCACAGGAATCCCCCCGTGGCTGTGGGAGATTTCCCACCAGGGCAGCGAAGCGTTgatggggatttttgtttgattCCCCCACTCAGGAGAGAGCCGAGGTCAGGCAGGCCCCACCACTTCAAGTGAATGAGATGGAGGGGTACCAGATCCAACATCccccctgtgcagcagcatctccatgGATATGGACCAAAAACATAAATTCCTGCCCTTTTTGGGGACGACTCTGGCATTTCTGAAGAAGTAACAAGATTTGAGGCTGTGTGGTGGCTCCTGCTGTGGCCCTGAGAATTTCTGTCATTTGGATCTTGGTTTACTTGCTCCTGGGCCATTTCTGGGTGCAGGAATTTCTGACAGCACCATTCCCACCCGCCCCGAACGAGGACTCCAGACTCTGGCATTGCTCTGTGCCAGTGATGTCAGTGTTTGTGCAGTTCCCAGCCACTGGAATTTTAGCACCCTCCATGACTTCCCATAATAAAATCCCAGGAAACTCAGCTATTCCAGTGgtagccctggctggagggGCTCATCTGGGTGTGTTTTGAGGTGTTTGCCTCACTGAGGTCCCCACGGGGGTGAGGGCAGAGGGTGGAGGGACAGGGGAAGCCGTTATGGCCGTGGGTCACTCCTCTTTCTCCTGGGACAATTCCAGGTGTCCGTCACCTTCCTCCCGTAGAACAATTCCGAGGTTtaattccctttccctgctaATTGCTGGAGTAGACCACATCAAAGAGATCGCTCCCCACAGGGAAACTCCCTCTGAAGACTCACACCCGGAGCTGTTCTAGCCCTGTGGGAATGAGGAAATCCCCAAGTGCTCCAGCCTGAGCATCCCAGCCCTTGGAAGGGCCTTGCTGGGGTCCCTGATTCCACTGGGGGttcacagctggaaaagtgTTGGagaacttcatttttcttccacttgTGAGAGCACCTGGAAGGGTGCACCACCTCAGGAAGGGCCTGATCTTCTCCCACCCCATAATTACACCTTGAAATCTTTCACAGATGAATTTTGCCGTCTTCTCTCTCTGAACCCGCTCAGAACTTTCTTGGGCATGGCCAGAATTTTGGTGAGGTAGAGAGACCCCAGTGATCAGCTCTGTGGTACCTTCTCTGACAGGCAAAAGTCAggatcatcatcatcatcaagagacattaaaaaatgaCCTGAGAATGTTTAGTGAATCCAAAATCTCTTCTACCAGTGGGGTTTCAGTGGAGTTTTGCTCTGGAGCTTTATTGCAGCGGCACTGGAATCAAACCAGGAATGGAAATAAAGCAACCGGGGCCGGAAAATCCAACCACTCACGCACGGAACTTTCTAGAACTGCAACTTTTATTGTCTGGTGCAAGCACTTGAACactggggcaggaacaggcacacggaacagccctggctggagtTATGGATACGCAACACCAGAGGTTCCGGTCAGAACATTcccaggggaagggagaagagaacAAGGCAAATAATCTTAAATTTAATAGGTGAGGAAATGTCAGGCATCTTCATATCTTGGGCTTCCTTGGTGGCAGAGTCCTTCTGGCAGCCACTACTTGCGCTTGGTCTGCGGTGGCCAGCAGATGGGCTGGGTCTGCTGCTGCATGGACATTcctccagagctggaggagccacctccacctccaccaCCGCCCCCGATGATGACGACAGGACCCTGGCCCTGGTGGcctgagcctcctcctcctcctccactgccTCCCCCAATGCACACGGGGCCATGGCTTTGctgccctgagcctcctcctcctcctcctccaccaccaCTGATGATGATGGGACCTTGGCCCTGGTGGCCTGagccaccacctcctcctcctcctcctcctcctcctcctcctcctcccatgCCACCTCCAATGCAGATGGGACCTTGACCCTGGTGCCCTgaacctcctcctcctcctcctccaccaccaCTAATGATGATGGGACCTTGACCCTGGTGCCCTgaacctcctcctcctcctcctcctcccatgCCACCCCCACCAATGCAGATGGGACCTTGGCCTTGGTGGCTTGAGCCGCcacctccaccaccaccaccgcCACCACTAATAACGATGGGACCTTGGCTTTGCTgaccaccaccacctcctcctcctcctccaatGCAGATGGGaccttggctctgctgccctgaacctccacctcctcctcccttgccaccaccaccaccaccaccaccaccgcTAATGATGATGGGACcttggccctgctgccctgagccacCACCGCATCCACCaccacctccacctcctcctccctttccaccaccaccaccaccaccactaaTGATGATGGGACCTTGGCCCTGTTGCCCTGAGCCACCACCACATCCACCaccacctccacctcctcctcccttgccaccaccaccaccaccaccaccactaaTGATGATGGGACcttggccctgctgccctgagccacCACCAcatccacctcctcctccaccacctcctcccttgccaccaccaccaccaccaccaccactaaTGATGATGGGACcttggccctgctgccctgagccaccaccacctcctcctcctcctcctcccttgcCACCCCCACCGATGCAGATGGGCCCTTGGCTTTGCTGCCCTGAgcctccaccaccaccacctcctccacTAATAACAATGGGACCTTGGCTTTGTtgcccaccaccaccacctcctcctcctccccctccaaTGCAGATGGGACCTTGGCCCTGGTGACCACCGCcacctccaccaccaccaccgcCACCTTCAATAATGATGATACCTTTGCCCTGCTGGCCTGAgcctccaccaccaccaccaccaccacctcctccaTCTATGCAGATGGGACCTTGGCTTTGCTgaccaccacctcctcctcctcctcctcctccgatGCAGATGGGTACATGGCTCTGGTGGTCAGAACCCCCTCCTCCGCCACCTCCACCCCCTCCAATAATGATGGGACCTTGGCTTTGTTGCCCGGAGccccctccacctcctcctcctcctcctccaatAATGCAGATGGAtccttggctctgctggccgcctcctcctcctcctccacctcctcctcctccacctccacaGGAGGTTAACGGCATGTGAGTCTGATAAATGATCCCACCACCGCCACCGCTGCCACCGCCGCCACcgcagcagcctcctcctcctcctcctcctccgtgGCAGGACGATCCCTGGGTCTGGTATCCTCCTCCACCGCTGCTGTggcagcatcctcctcctcctccacctcctccgtgatggcagcagcagccgcagccgccgccgccgccgccgtggCACCCTCCGGACTGCTGGGACATCCCTTGGCCGTCGCCCTTCTGCTGGTGGGAGCCCATGGTCTGTGTGATGGGAGTCCTGCAGGAGACAAAAAATCCAGGcctgagcacttccagaggGAGGGAATGTTGCGCTACTGGGCCACCCCATTCCCTTCCAACAGGGAATtgtcttctcttccctttttgcTCCTTCCGCCGCCTCTGACTGGTGCAAAAATTGTCAAATTAATGAATTAAACTGAAAACAGGTGaaatttttagctttttccATCCACAGAACCTCCTTATCCAGATATAActgttcctttttttatctAGGACAACAATCACGCCTTAATAATTCCCTCTTGCAGCAGGTGTGTCACTGCAAGAGGCACACGAGGCTGTGGTACCCCAGAATTACCCTCATCCAAATGTGGTTTGGGAATTGGGAAAGGGCTGCAGTGCTCAGGGACGGGGATTAATCTTCCCTGGCCGCAGGAAAGAACCCAGCTCGTCATTTGCATAACAATAACTCCGTTGTACTTTGAAATTCTTCAATCCTTTCAAATTCTTCAATTCTTTCAAAGGAGCTCAGTGTTTCATTTCTCctccagaaggagaaggaagaggaacaGCCTGTGGAAAAGTCAGAGATGCAAaagaaaggggagaggaaaaaaaagcccaaaacttcggcagctccagggcagcactTGGAGGGTTTGATGTGTGTCTGTCCCCGAGGGATGCTCTGAAGTTTGAGCTCTTCTTTAGCACTTAATCCCCACCCCAGCCACGTCCTCATCCTCGTGGGTGGGAATTGATGTTCCTGTGGAGGGAAGGGACcgctctgaaagaaaaaggtcaGCAGGATCTGGTGTCCAAACCTCCAAGAAATGAAGTGCTCCTCAAGAAATGCTCCTCAGGGAAGTGCTCCTCGAGAAATGAAGCGCTTAAAAGAAACCCCTTCCCCACCCAGATAAAAGAGGAAAGAGCCCCACTCTGTGTTTCTGCTCCTCTGTTTCCcactctttccctttccctcaaGGTTTGTTTTCCAAGAATATTCaggaattgtgtgtgtgtggggtgtTGGGCCCAGAGAAATCCAAGGTGCTCCAAACTCCAGATTTTCCatgtcccagctctctccttttcctgtgcGGTTACACGATGCCTGGActggtaggaaaaaaaaccccaaaaaacaactgCAAATAAAGAGGAATTTTTGAGACCCAAAAGCCACATTTAACCCCACATTTCCACTTCAGCATTCCAAGCCTAGTCAGCCAAATCAACTTCCATCAGTAGCGTGGAATCTCTTACCGTGTCCCACGGCACGAACCAGTGGAAAGGAGTCAACGGGACTGAGGGAACGTGGTGTGGGAGAACTTTTATATAGGATCTGGTCCTCCTCTTGGAAAGAAGCAATGATTGATTTATTTACGGCCAAGCCCAGCCCCGACTGCCCACTTACCTCGCATAATCTCGGGCTCAGTCACTGCAGAGATCGCTATCGCCCTTCCTTCCACCACCtcttttgttaaaattattgGCTGGCTCCACCTACTCGGAGCAAAGTGAGGAAACaccaaaaaccagaaacattttCAGGGTCAACGAGTGATTTTTTGATTTCTCTCTAGAAAAGCTCAGCATTCCAGAGAGGAAACTTGGCGTGGGGGGGTGTGTTTTGTCTTTATGGAATTTATTCCTCattctagaaaatatttctgagctgCCAGAGGTGGCCCTGGCGTGTCATTAGGGTGTGATGCAACCCAGGCTGTGGATTATATGTTCCTGATGACACCCACGTTATTGCCAGGGACACGTTGGGCTCCGGTGAGTCcggaggagctgcagctccccaaaaaacacaacaaatgcCTCCAGAGCCAGAGGTTGGAGTGATGCAAATCTGGGAGGCTCCGGGTGATTTAGGGCCCTTGGAGGGTTTGACCTGCTGAGAAGTGGAGGGAAGGAGCCCAAAGAAGCCCAAAGAAGCCCAAAGAAGGAGTGAAATGGTCCTTGGGTAGTTTTGGAGGAAAGCTGAGGGAattggggctgctcagccttgAGGAAGGGAAGATTTGGGGTGACCTTGAAGGGGCTGCAAGGAACACGGGGAAAGATTTTACAAGGATTTGGAGTGACAAGAAAAGGGGGAACGGGTTAAAACTGAAAGAAGGGAGATTTTGGGTGGATATGGGGAAGAAAttgctccctgtgagggtggtgaggccctcACCCCCAAACTGCAGGAGAACCCACTCTGGATGGAGTTTGCTCCcacttttcctgcctttcttttgcCATCCTGGAATCGTTCCAGGCAGCAAAACTCTCCAGCTCCAGGCGAGCTCCAAAGTGCCAGAGTTGGGAGGATCTTTCTCTCAGATGGAGCTGATTGAGGCAACGGGAAgttgatttattatttcattatttcagttctTGGTGCCAGAGCCGCAGGCTGTGCCACCCAGGTGCCACCTTCCTGCCCCAATCCtgcccaaatcctgccctggagGCTGCTCAGCCTCGTCTCAGTTCTGTCTCGTCCTCCCCAAATGCCACCAAAGGACCTGGCTGGAGGTGACACCAGGTGGCACAGGACAAGGgccctctccccagggctgtgttagGGCTCACCTGAACGGGATTTCATGGGATTTTTGTTATAAGAAGCCCCCAAAATagagatatattttaaaaaatttaacatattaatatttatatgtGGAGAAttgaatttttatatatacatatatatatataatttaacattatatatataaatgatGCATTACCATTATTATACACACGCacataatattatatataaacaaataaatgctATATCAtgttataaatataaatataaatataaatataaaataaagtaaataaatagaaatataaaataaaaaaataaaagaaaaaaaaaataaaaataaaaaaaaaaaaaaaataaaaataaaaataaaataaaaataaataaaatataaatataaatataaatataaatataaattaaaataaatataagtataaaaaataactataaaatataaatataaatataaatataaatttaaaaaaattaaaattaaaaatataaatatataatattaaaattttttattctgaaaacttTTGGAAGTCTCTTCTCCACATCCCTCCCAAGTGATGCTCAGACACACCTGGCTGTTGGAGGATGAGCAGGAGAGTAGGCAGGTTAAAAATACCTACAGAAAAagttcaatttaaaaaaaataaataaataagcaataATTAATTGCTCTGTTCAACAAataaacagagcaaaaaaaaaaagtgaaataaaataaaaaccacctCCCCTTTCCCGAAATTTGGTGCTGAATTTCCCACAAAACCGAgggaaaatttgattttaattgaataaaaatgaaaatttaaattgaaattcaGGAACACCCAGGCCCCTCCATGGACAGGCTTTGGGAGCAAagtggggcagggaagggagagctgaAGGGATTCTGGGCAGCTCTGGAATCAGAGGAAGGGCTGTGGTTGCAGCACATCCTCTGCTTATCTGGAGCAGCTTGTTTATCTCTGCTGCCGGGATCCAGGGCACTCAGGATGCACCTGCCAGGGTCCAGCACATAAAATGTGAACCTGGATTTCTGGGAGCATTCATCCAGATTTCTGGGAGCCATTTCCTGATTTCTGGGAGCCATTTTGGTGATTTCTGGGTGCAATTCTCCTGATTTCTGGGAGCAATTCCCCTGATTTCTGGGAgccattttcctgatttctggGAGCCATTTCCTGATTTCTGGGAGGAATTCTCCTGATTTCTGGGAGGAATTCTCTTGATTTCTGGGAGCCATTTTGGTGATTTCTGGGTGCAATTCTCCTGATTTTTGAGAGCAATTTTGGTGATTTCTGGATGTAATTCTCCAGATTTCTGTGTGCATTTCTCCTGATTTCTGGGTGTATTTCTCCAGATTTCTGGGTGCAATTCTCCAGATTTCTGGGTGTAATTCTCCAGATTTCTGGAAGCAATTTTGGTGATTTCTGGGTGCAATTCTCCTGATTTTTGAGAGCAATTTCCTGATTCTGGGAgccattttcctgatttctggGTGCATTTCTCCAGATTTCTGGGAGCATTCATCCAGATTTCTGGGAGCCATTTCCAGATTTCTGTGTGCAATTATGGTGATTTCTGGGTGCAATTGTCCTgatttttgaaagcaattttcctgatttctggGTGTATTTCTCCTCATTTCTAGGAGCCATTTCCTGATTTCTGGGAGGAATTCTCCTGATTTTTGAGAGCAATTCCCCTGATTTCTGTGTGCAATTCTCCTGATTTCTGTGTGCAATTCTCCTGATTTCTGGGTGCAATTCTGATTTCTGGGTGCAATTCTCCTgttttttgaaagcaattttggTGATTTCTGGATGTAATTCTCCAGATTTCTGTGTGCAATTCCCCTGATTTCTGTGTGGAATTCCCCAGATTTCTGGGTGCATTTCTCCAGAtttctgggtttatttctcCAGATTTCTGTGTGCAATTCCCCTGATTTCTGTGTGCAATTCCCCAGATTTCTGGGTGTATTTCTCCTCAtttctgggtttatttctcCTCATTTCTGGGAGCAATTCCCCTGATTTCAACACCTGCTGTGATTTGTATCTCCCTGCCAAGGAATTTCGACACGGCTGGCCAGGTTTGTGTACCCCAACCAGGGCAACTTTCCCCAATAATTAACTGCCAGTGGTTTTGGCAGTGGAACAGTCGATTGTCCAGCTGTGCCTTGCTTCCctaatttcacttttatttggTCCCTGCACTTTGCCACCACCATTTAAGCCTCAGCCACACCCTggcttccattttcttctttcccccacGCTGGTTCCTCATTCTTCAAGGTTGGGAAATCCTTGGGAGCTTCgctgggaatttgggagctgggaaatgGGATGAGTTGGGCCTGACCTTGGCACGGCCCAAAGCAAAGCTCAGCTTAACAAAACCTTGCCTGGCTTTAAATCTGGCACAGGAATGGCCTGGGGGTCAAAATGTTTCTGACTGCTCCAATGAATTCCTGGCAAATTCCTCCAAAGCTTGGAGGATCAGGAGGTTGATGAAGGGGGTTGGAGCCTGTTCCCAATGGATGCAGGCTGGGAATGTTGGGAATTCTCAGCCTGTGGAGATCTCAGAGCCCTttccaggggctccaggggagctggagagggacttttcctCAGGAACTGCAGGGAATGAGTTCacactgaaagaggggaaatttaaaGGGGgtattgggcaggaattgttccctgtgagggtggggaggccctggcccaggttATTCCATggatttcccatccctggaagtgttctgggccaggctggagggagcttGGGCCGGTGGGAGTTGTCCCAAAGCGGTCGGACAGAAACgatcatttttttaattactgaaatttCCAAAGAAGTGGAAGAACATTTcgaaaataaattaaatcagcGAGCTTCTGGCAAGCCAGGACTTGGAGCTGAGCCTGACCCAGGCAGACACTGGCGGCAGATGAAACAAAAAGGAGGAGAAGTCAAAATTGAGCAAGAGCTCCGCCCCCTCAGAGGCGCAGATCCCTTATCAGAGCCACGGCCTCGTCACGGGAGGGTTTGGTAATGGCAGCAAAATTGGGGCCACTTCCTTCCTGCACACGCCAACCTCGGGCCCATTTGGGTGCTGTCATCCCAAATTATCCCTGGAGATGGATTTCCCACCATGGTGGCGACCAGAGAGAGCCCCAGGAGGGTCACCCAACACCTCCTGGGGTGGGAAAATGTCACAGTTGAGGTGGAGacaacacagagcagcactccATTTTCAGGGGGCTTCAAACTGTCtttattctatttattctaATATTCCTATTATTCCTGTTTATTCTATAATTCctatattattctattattCCTATTATTCTATTAGTCCTATTATTCTATTATTCCTATTATTCTATTATTCCTATTATTCTATATTCCTATTTATTCTATAATTCCTATTTATTCTATAATTcctattattatttattattcctATTTATTCTATTATTCCTATTATTCATATTCCTATATTCTATAATTCCTATTATTTATTCTATATCCTATTATTCTATAATTCCTATTATTCTATTATTCCTATTTATTCTATATTCCTATTATTCTATTATTCCTATTTATTCTATAATTCCTATTATTTATTCCATAATTCCTATTATCTCATTATTCCTATTATTCGATTATTCCTATTTATTCTATAATTCCTATTATTTATTCTAATATTCCTATTTATTCTATTATTCCTATTATTCTATTATTCCTATTTATTCTATAATTCCTattatttattctattattcCTATTTCTATTATGCCACTTCCTTCCTGCACTCACCAACCTCGGGCCCATTTGGGTGCTGTCATCCCAAATTATCCCTGGAGATGGAttcttatttctcctttttttccttggtttccGTGTCAAGGACCTCAAGatttctcttatttctcctttttttccttggtttctgTGTCAAGGACCCCAAGatttctcttatttctccttttttctttattggtTTCCATGTCAAGGACCTCAAGatttctcttatttctcctttttttccttggtttctgTGTCAAGGACCTCAAGatttctcttatttctccttttttctttattggtTTCTGTGTCAAGGACCCCAAGatttctcttatttctcctttttttcctcagtttctgTATCAAGGACCCCAAGatttctcttatttctcctttttttaactCGGTTTCCATGTCAAGGACCCCAAGATTTctcttatttctcattttttttcttggtttctctGTCAAGGACCTCGGTAGAAAATCCTTTTTGGGGTGGACGTGGATCTTCTTCTCAAAACTTCTCTCCCAGGAGTCTCTGTAAAACCTCTCCCACaggaaaagaacatttccttctgcttccagAGGGGGAATGAGCCACGGGAGGGTCCCCAACCCACCCTGAGTCCCGTGGGGCGACCCAGGCACCAGCTCAGAGCCAAACTGGGCTAGGAAAAGCTGTCCTTGGGTGGGGCCAGGTGATTTTTGGGGTTctttctaacccaaaccattctgaaaCTTTGTAATTTTGACATTTCAAGACGTCCCCAGAGGGAAATAAATCCTCGTGGTTTTGTCTTGTCCCTGAGGCTCTAAACACGGGAATGAGTTTTGATTTGATCTTTATTTGCTCCAAACCTTTCATCCTCAACCGCAGGAGTTTTCCAAAGCCCCTCCTGGGcatttttccattctctttccTCCTCACCAAGGAGCTGAAGCATTTCTGGGATGCCAGGAGGGTTGGTTGGCCAAACTTGTCATTGTCACCCCGTCACCAACGTCACTGCCAGCCCCATTCCAACGTCCACCAGGGATCcgtggggacagggcaggacaAACTCCTCGGGaagagggagctgctcctgccctggccagtTCAGCTGCATTGCTTCCTATTTTTGAGGATCCACCCAGCTCTTTATTGGGTCATCTGCCCAGTTTTTGAGGCAGCTTCCTCCCTTTGTTATTCAGAAAATTACAGTCATCAAATGGAAAGTCTTAATTGCTCCATTCATTATCCTCGGGAGTCATATCCGactcttaatttattttgcctGGGAACTCCCCAAAGGCTTCACGAGGTTTTTGGCCTAAATCAGGATtagctgctctggggacagttGGAGGAAGGAATGTCACCAACACACGGGATCCTCTCAGTGCCACCACCTCCTGGgccaccaaaaccaaaccccaattTTCAGCTCTGGAGCGGGGAGAAACCTCGTGGTGATTTTTGGGGATGTTGGAGCCTTTCCCCCCTCACCAACAGCTGATTTTTGGTTACTTCCATGTGGATTTCAGTAGGGGACAGGAAAACCAGGACCTGTTTTGTGGGAcacatctgaaataaaatgtgttttatgtgGGGCAGAGGAATctgttaaaatgtgtttaaatgtgttaaaatgtgtttaaatgtttaaaatgtgttaaaatatgtttaaatgttttgtgtgggcagaggaatctgt
This portion of the Serinus canaria isolate serCan28SL12 chromosome 25, serCan2020, whole genome shotgun sequence genome encodes:
- the LOC108963498 gene encoding uncharacterized protein LOC108963498 isoform X18 gives rise to the protein MEEVVVVVVVEAQASRAKVSSLLKVAVVVVEVAVVTRAKVPSALEGEEEEVVVVGNKAKVPLLLVEEVVVVEAQGSKAKGPSASVGVAREEEEEEVDVVVAQGSRAKVPSSLVVVVVVVVAREEEVEVVVDVVVAQGNRAKVPSSLVVVVEEEEVQGTRVKVPSSLVVVEEEEEEVQGTRVKVPSALEVAWEEEEEEEEEEEEVVAQATRAKVPSSSVVVEEEEEEAQGSKAMAPCALGEAVEEEEEAQATRARVLSSSSGAVVEVEVAPPALEECPCSSRPSPSAGHRRPSASSGCQKDSATKEAQDMKMPDISSPIKFKIICLVLFSLPLGMF
- the LOC108963498 gene encoding uncharacterized protein LOC108963498 isoform X20, which codes for MEEVVVVVVVEAQASRAKVSSLLKVAVVVVEVAVVTRAKVPSALEGEEEEVVVVGNKAKVPLLLVEEVVVVEAQGSKAKGPSASVGVAREEEEEEVDVVVAQGSRAKVPSLLVVAVVVVEVAAQATKAKVPSALVGVAWEEEEEEEVQGTRVKVPSSLVVVEEEEEEVQGTRVKVPSALEVAWEEEEEEEEEEEEVVAQATRAKVPSSSVVVEEEEEEAQGSKAMAPCALGEAVEEEEEAQATRARVLSSSSGAVVEVEVAPPALEECPCSSRPSPSAGHRRPSASSGCQKDSATKEAQDMKMPDISSPIKFKIICLVLFSLPLGMF
- the LOC108963498 gene encoding uncharacterized protein LOC108963498 isoform X16, giving the protein MEEVVVVVVVEAQASRAKVSSLLKVAVVVVEVAVVTRAKVPSALEGEEEEVVVVGNKAKVPLLLVEEVVVVEAQGSKAKGPSASVGVAREEEEEEVDVVVAQGSRAKVPSSLVVVVVVVVAREEEVEVVVDVVVAQGNRAKVPSSLVVVVVEEEEEEVQGTRVKVPSSLVVVEEEEEEVQGTRVKVPSALEVAWEEEEEEEEEEEEVVAQATRAKVPSSSVVVEEEEEEAQGSKAMAPCALGEAVEEEEEAQATRARVLSSSSGAVVEVEVAPPALEECPCSSRPSPSAGHRRPSASSGCQKDSATKEAQDMKMPDISSPIKFKIICLVLFSLPLGMF
- the LOC108963498 gene encoding uncharacterized protein LOC108963498 isoform X17, coding for MEEVVVVVVVEAQASRAKVSSLLKVAVVVVEVAVVTRAKVPSALEGEEEEVVVVGNKAKVPLLLVEEVVVVEAQGSKAKGPSASVGVAREEEEEEVDVVVAQGSRAKVPSSLVVVVVVVVAREEEVEVVVDVVVAQGNRAKVPSSLVVVVEEEEEEVQGTRVKVPSSLVVVEEEEEEVQGTRVKVPSALEVAWEEEEEEEEEEEEVVAQATRAKVPSSSVVVEEEEEEAQGSKAMAPCALGEAVEEEEEAQATRARVLSSSSGAVVEVEVAPPALEECPCSSRPSPSAGHRRPSASSGCQKDSATKEAQDMKMPDISSPIKFKIICLVLFSLPLGMF
- the LOC108963498 gene encoding uncharacterized protein LOC108963498 isoform X21 is translated as MEEVVVVVVVEAQASRAKVSSLLKVAVVVVEVAVVTRAKVPSALEGEEEEVVVVGNKAKVPLLLVEEVVVVEAQGSKAKGPSASVGVAREEEEEEVVVAQGSRAKVPSLLVVAVVVVEVAAQATKAKVPSALVGVAWEEEEEEEVQGTRVKVPSSLVVVEEEEEEVQGTRVKVPSALEVAWEEEEEEEEEEEEVVAQATRAKVPSSSVVVEEEEEEAQGSKAMAPCALGEAVEEEEEAQATRARVLSSSSGAVVEVEVAPPALEECPCSSRPSPSAGHRRPSASSGCQKDSATKEAQDMKMPDISSPIKFKIICLVLFSLPLGMF